In one window of Streptomyces sp. FXJ1.172 DNA:
- the lpdA gene encoding dihydrolipoyl dehydrogenase: MDTDFDVVVLGAGPGGYVAAIRCAQLGLRTAIVEARFWGGVCLNIGCVPAKALLRNAEVAQLILHDADKFGVKISGDVNLDYRNAYERSRTVADGRAKGVGYLMRKNKIAQFEGQGIFIDPHTLQVRLRDGETTLSFRSCIIATGATVKLLPGTTLGRRVVTFEEQILADSLPSSLIIAGAGAIGVEFAYLLRSYGVEVTLVEFLGRIAPLEDEEVSAELAKRFARQGIHVLTSARVESVEEGADRVRVMVRQGDEPQVLEADKVLQATGFQPRTAGYGLASAGVRLTDRGAIDVDGRCRTSQPHIYAIGDVTAKLMLAHAAEAMGVVAAESIAGVETMELDYRMIPRATFCRPQIASFGWTEAEARAGGFDVRVAKFPFTANAKAHGFGDTAGFVKLVSDARYGELLGAHLIGPDVTELLPELTLAQKWDLTVSELIRNVHAHPTLSEAVQDALHGLAGHMINL, from the coding sequence ATGGACACTGACTTCGATGTCGTCGTGCTCGGGGCGGGCCCCGGCGGATACGTGGCGGCCATCCGCTGCGCGCAGCTGGGGCTTCGCACGGCCATCGTGGAAGCCCGTTTCTGGGGCGGCGTCTGCCTGAACATCGGCTGCGTCCCGGCGAAGGCACTGCTGCGCAACGCCGAGGTCGCCCAGCTGATCCTGCACGATGCGGACAAGTTCGGCGTGAAGATCAGCGGGGATGTGAACCTGGACTACCGCAACGCCTACGAGCGCAGCCGGACGGTGGCCGACGGCCGCGCGAAAGGCGTCGGCTACCTCATGCGCAAGAACAAGATCGCCCAGTTCGAGGGCCAGGGCATCTTCATCGACCCGCACACGCTGCAGGTACGCCTGCGCGACGGCGAGACGACACTCTCCTTCCGCTCCTGCATCATCGCCACCGGCGCGACCGTGAAGCTGTTGCCGGGTACGACCCTGGGCCGGCGCGTCGTGACGTTCGAGGAGCAGATCCTCGCCGACAGCCTCCCGTCGAGCCTGATCATCGCCGGGGCGGGCGCCATCGGCGTGGAGTTCGCCTATCTGCTGCGTTCCTACGGCGTCGAGGTGACGCTGGTCGAGTTCCTCGGCCGGATCGCGCCCCTGGAGGACGAGGAGGTGTCGGCGGAGCTGGCCAAGCGGTTCGCACGGCAGGGGATCCACGTGCTGACCTCCGCCCGCGTCGAGTCCGTCGAAGAGGGCGCCGACCGTGTCCGTGTGATGGTCCGGCAGGGTGACGAACCACAAGTCCTGGAGGCCGACAAGGTCCTGCAGGCCACGGGTTTCCAGCCGCGTACCGCCGGCTACGGGCTGGCCTCCGCGGGGGTACGGCTGACCGACCGCGGTGCGATCGACGTGGACGGCCGTTGCCGCACCAGTCAGCCGCACATCTATGCCATCGGCGACGTCACGGCGAAGCTGATGCTGGCCCACGCCGCCGAGGCGATGGGGGTCGTCGCCGCCGAGAGCATCGCCGGCGTGGAGACGATGGAACTGGACTACCGCATGATCCCGCGTGCGACGTTCTGCCGGCCCCAGATCGCCAGCTTCGGCTGGACCGAGGCCGAGGCGCGCGCCGGGGGCTTCGATGTCCGGGTGGCGAAGTTTCCCTTCACGGCCAACGCCAAGGCACACGGGTTCGGCGACACGGCCGGTTTCGTGAAGCTGGTGAGCGACGCCCGCTACGGCGAACTGCTCGGCGCCCATCTGATCGGCCCGGACGTGACGGAACTCCTCCCGGAGCTGACCCTCGCCCAGAAATGGGATCTGACGGTGTCCGAGCTGATCAGGAACGTCCACGCGCATCCCACCCTGAGCGAGGCGGTACAGGACGCCCTGCACGGCCTCGCCGGCCACATGATCAACCTCTGA
- a CDS encoding winged helix-turn-helix transcriptional regulator, which yields MRRLVDAGLLEKRVYETQPVRHEYLLTESGRDFYPVILAITAWGDRWLAEEAGVPVTTRHEPCGHDTRAEVVCSHCKEPLCWEDVTPRPGPSGPQSRASPRTSYAS from the coding sequence CTGCGCCGGCTGGTGGATGCGGGGTTGCTGGAGAAACGCGTCTACGAGACCCAGCCGGTCAGGCACGAGTACCTGCTCACCGAGTCGGGCCGCGACTTCTACCCCGTGATCCTGGCCATCACCGCCTGGGGCGACCGCTGGCTCGCCGAGGAGGCGGGAGTGCCGGTCACCACCCGTCACGAGCCGTGTGGTCACGACACTCGCGCCGAGGTCGTCTGCTCACACTGCAAGGAGCCCCTGTGCTGGGAGGATGTCACCCCTCGGCCAGGTCCGTCCGGGCCGCAGAGCAGGGCCAGTCCGCGAACGTCGTACGCCTCATGA
- a CDS encoding bifunctional 4-hydroxy-2-oxoglutarate aldolase/2-dehydro-3-deoxy-phosphogluconate aldolase has protein sequence MDLRAALTAHRLVAIVRGDDPDAALRTVLTLADEGIELIEVSLTGKSALTVLERARQALGPDQPLGVGTVLNAADARAARGAGADFAVTPALGGGVGAAIEAGMPVLAGVLTPTEIVAARGLGAAALKIFPAAQVGGPAYLKALRGPFPNEPFVPVGGVDEATAHAYLTAGATAVGVGSPLVGDAADGGSISALRARARSFRAVAEEFTP, from the coding sequence ATGGACCTGCGAGCGGCTCTGACCGCGCACCGTCTCGTCGCGATCGTGCGCGGTGACGATCCCGACGCCGCGTTGCGCACCGTACTGACCCTGGCCGACGAAGGCATCGAACTCATCGAGGTGTCGCTGACCGGCAAGAGCGCCCTGACCGTCCTCGAGCGGGCCCGGCAGGCACTCGGCCCGGACCAGCCGCTCGGCGTCGGCACCGTACTGAACGCCGCCGACGCCCGGGCCGCCCGAGGGGCCGGCGCCGACTTCGCCGTCACCCCCGCGCTGGGTGGGGGCGTCGGCGCGGCGATCGAGGCGGGCATGCCGGTCCTGGCCGGCGTGCTGACCCCTACCGAGATCGTGGCCGCGCGCGGCCTCGGCGCCGCCGCGCTGAAGATCTTCCCGGCAGCCCAGGTGGGCGGGCCCGCCTACCTCAAAGCCCTGCGCGGACCCTTCCCGAACGAGCCGTTCGTGCCCGTGGGCGGCGTGGACGAGGCCACGGCGCACGCCTACCTGACCGCCGGGGCGACCGCGGTCGGCGTCGGCTCCCCGCTGGTCGGCGATGCCGCCGACGGCGGCAGCATCTCCGCCCTGCGCGCCCGCGCCCGCTCCTTCCGCGCGGTGGCCGAGGAGTTCACGCCGTGA
- a CDS encoding sugar kinase translates to MTGMWRPADGPVVCVGETMAALAPTPTGPLDGAGDLRLSVAGAESNVAMYLAELGRPVSWLSALGDDAFGRRVRAAIAATGVDVTGVRTDRERPTGLLVKDPGPARTRVHYYRSGSAASALGPGILDDERLRTAALLHLTGVTPALSPSCRHLVERALGAPAGARPYAVSFDVNHRPALWSDGTAAAMLRDLAGRADIVFVGLDEAQGLWGSDLETADVRGLLPCPRILVVKDGARSATAFGEEGACTVPALRTRVVEPVGAGDAFAAGFLAGLLDGGDLRRALRQGHITASSALKASADHGPLPDTDTIERLLGLSDGHWAQLGLTAV, encoded by the coding sequence ATGACCGGTATGTGGCGGCCGGCCGACGGCCCTGTGGTGTGTGTCGGCGAGACGATGGCGGCCCTGGCCCCCACACCGACCGGGCCGCTCGACGGTGCCGGGGACCTGCGGCTGTCGGTGGCCGGAGCGGAGTCGAACGTGGCCATGTACCTGGCCGAACTGGGCCGTCCGGTCTCCTGGCTGTCGGCACTCGGCGACGACGCCTTCGGCCGGCGGGTGCGTGCCGCCATCGCCGCAACGGGCGTCGACGTCACCGGCGTACGCACCGACCGCGAGCGCCCCACCGGCCTGCTCGTGAAGGACCCGGGCCCCGCCCGCACCCGCGTGCACTACTACCGTTCAGGCTCGGCGGCCTCGGCCCTCGGCCCCGGGATCCTGGACGACGAGCGGTTGCGGACCGCCGCCCTGCTGCACCTGACCGGGGTGACCCCGGCGCTGTCTCCCTCCTGCCGGCACCTCGTGGAACGCGCCCTCGGCGCCCCGGCGGGCGCACGGCCGTACGCCGTCAGCTTCGACGTCAACCACCGCCCCGCGCTCTGGTCGGACGGCACGGCCGCCGCCATGCTGCGCGACCTGGCCGGCCGCGCCGACATCGTGTTCGTCGGCCTCGACGAGGCGCAGGGTCTGTGGGGCTCCGATCTCGAAACGGCCGACGTACGGGGGCTGTTGCCGTGCCCGCGCATCCTCGTCGTCAAGGACGGTGCTCGGTCCGCCACCGCCTTCGGCGAGGAGGGCGCGTGCACCGTGCCGGCTCTGCGTACCAGGGTTGTGGAACCCGTCGGCGCGGGCGACGCCTTCGCCGCGGGCTTCCTCGCCGGACTGCTCGACGGCGGGGACCTGCGGCGTGCGCTGCGGCAAGGCCACATCACGGCGTCGTCCGCCCTCAAGGCGAGCGCGGACCACGGGCCGCTGCCCGATACGGACACGATCGAGCGGCTCCTGGGGCTCAGCGACGGGCACTGGGCGCAGCTCGGGCTGACGGCGGTGTGA
- a CDS encoding SGNH/GDSL hydrolase family protein, which translates to MSTANAAHAATSSPQGKGTRVSAWSPGMTTGGPSFGNQTIRMVVHSSVAGSGARITLSNRYSTTPLDVSAVDVAVQAKGGEATRGTTRNVTFGRFGRLTIPAGEEAVSDVVPISVSAGENLLVSLYVPGTTGMSTWHSDAFDTTYIASGDHTGDDGAAAFGTTTTSWYYLAGLDVVSPTAKGTVVAFGDSITDGYHSSTGTYSRWPDFLGRRLAAGPGPQRLSVVDSGIGGNRVLTDVPNLWQGVSALKRFGHDALGQPGVKDVILFEGINDIGNNAGPDGRPLTAQDLIDGYRTLIAEAHAAHVGVVGATLMPDEGNGYYTSAAEAIRQSVNQWIRTSGAFDGVIDFDQAMRDPSNPAALEPAYDSGDHIHPNDGGMKAMADAIDLRLLRT; encoded by the coding sequence TTGAGCACCGCCAACGCGGCACACGCCGCCACGTCTTCGCCGCAGGGCAAGGGCACACGGGTCAGTGCCTGGTCGCCCGGCATGACGACCGGCGGTCCGTCCTTCGGCAACCAGACCATCCGGATGGTGGTGCACAGCAGCGTCGCCGGCTCGGGTGCACGCATCACCCTGTCCAACCGGTACAGCACCACCCCGCTCGACGTCAGCGCCGTGGACGTGGCCGTCCAGGCGAAGGGTGGCGAGGCGACGCGCGGCACCACGCGGAACGTCACCTTCGGCCGCTTTGGCCGCCTCACGATACCCGCCGGTGAAGAGGCCGTCAGCGACGTCGTCCCGATCTCGGTCAGCGCGGGCGAGAACCTGCTCGTCAGCCTGTATGTGCCGGGCACGACGGGAATGTCGACCTGGCACTCCGACGCGTTCGACACCACCTACATCGCCTCCGGCGACCACACCGGTGACGACGGTGCCGCCGCGTTCGGCACGACGACGACCTCCTGGTACTACCTGGCGGGGCTGGACGTCGTGTCGCCGACCGCGAAGGGCACCGTCGTCGCCTTCGGCGACTCCATCACCGACGGCTACCATTCGTCGACCGGCACCTACAGCCGCTGGCCCGACTTCCTCGGCCGCCGGCTGGCCGCCGGACCGGGCCCGCAGAGGCTGAGCGTCGTCGACTCCGGCATCGGCGGCAACCGGGTCCTCACCGACGTCCCCAACCTGTGGCAGGGCGTCAGCGCCCTGAAGCGCTTCGGGCACGACGCCCTCGGCCAGCCGGGCGTCAAGGACGTGATCCTCTTCGAAGGGATCAACGACATCGGCAACAACGCCGGGCCCGACGGCCGGCCGCTGACCGCCCAGGATCTCATCGACGGCTACCGCACTCTGATCGCCGAGGCGCATGCCGCCCACGTCGGCGTCGTCGGCGCAACCCTGATGCCCGACGAGGGGAACGGCTACTACACGTCTGCCGCAGAGGCGATCCGACAGAGCGTCAACCAGTGGATCCGCACCAGCGGCGCCTTCGACGGGGTCATCGACTTCGACCAGGCCATGCGTGACCCGTCGAACCCGGCGGCCCTCGAGCCGGCGTACGACTCCGGTGACCACATCCACCCCAACGACGGGGGTATGAAGGCCATGGCCGACGCGATCGACCTGCGGCTCCTGCGCACCTGA
- a CDS encoding glycosyl hydrolase family 95 catalytic domain-containing protein, protein MDNQHTESRDNHPNRRGFLALAAAAGTAAALGALPAFSASAAPLRPTSSPLLSPAAAARNQLWWQAPASPDSMIRQGLPVGNGRLGALASNDPASELLMITDSTLWTGGINDTLQSDGQFPYGRDDFGSLTLLAHLTVDVPGHDLGSVDSYRRTLDLGQGLVSASYDLSGVTYHRQIFASRPDDVIVVHFSQQGGGTYTGTVSLAGTHGESTTADGAGRSASFGASFANGLKYGAAVTARSSTGTVAVDGTSISFSGCADLTVVVSGGTDYAPDAAAGFRDPSVDPQHLARTKVLDAAGHSAATLLHTHVADFRPLFEQLDIDLGPSSAAQRRLDTWQRVQARDRDNVPDPELEAAYLQFGRYLMISGSRGSLPMGLQGPWLDGNDPDWMGDYHTDINVQMNYWMADRAGLSACFDAFADYCLAQLSSWTDVTQRLFNSPTNRYRNSSGKIAGWAVAFSTNPYGGSGWWWHPGAGAWLCQSLFEHYEFTQDRAYLERIYPLLKGAVEFWEARLVTTTVTDSSGAPREVLVDDSDWSPEQGPQDAKGITYAQELVWNLFGNYHTATRILGKDISYSTTIDALRERLYLPVVSPSSGWLEEWMSPDNLGDTTHRHLSPLFGLFPGDRIRPDDSTPKEILAGTTALLTSRGMNSYGWANAWRSLCWARLKNAEKAYQLVVNNLKPSVHGSNGSASNLFDIMDMGQGRGIFQIDANFGTPSAMIEMLLYSRPGHVELLPALPAAWAASGSVSGVGVRGGFVADLHWKNGKVTQVTLKSVGGRDTTVFAGSTSRRISLEPGESVTLGNLG, encoded by the coding sequence GTGGACAACCAGCACACCGAATCGCGCGACAACCACCCGAACCGCAGGGGCTTCCTCGCCCTCGCCGCCGCAGCCGGCACGGCCGCCGCCCTCGGCGCTCTGCCCGCCTTCAGCGCCTCGGCGGCTCCCCTGCGCCCCACCTCCTCGCCCCTGTTGTCCCCGGCCGCCGCGGCGAGGAACCAGCTGTGGTGGCAGGCCCCCGCCTCCCCCGACTCGATGATCCGGCAGGGACTGCCCGTCGGGAACGGCCGACTCGGCGCGCTCGCGAGCAACGACCCCGCCAGCGAACTGCTGATGATCACCGACTCGACCCTGTGGACGGGTGGCATCAACGACACCCTGCAGAGCGACGGCCAGTTCCCCTACGGCCGCGACGACTTCGGCTCCCTGACCCTGCTGGCCCATCTCACCGTCGACGTCCCCGGGCACGACCTGGGCTCCGTCGACAGCTACCGTCGCACCCTCGACCTGGGCCAGGGCCTCGTCAGCGCGTCGTACGACCTGTCCGGAGTCACCTATCACCGGCAGATCTTCGCCAGCCGCCCCGACGACGTCATCGTCGTGCACTTCTCCCAGCAGGGCGGCGGAACCTACACGGGTACCGTCTCCCTCGCCGGAACGCACGGTGAGTCCACCACCGCCGACGGCGCCGGACGCTCCGCCTCGTTCGGGGCATCCTTCGCCAACGGCCTGAAGTACGGCGCCGCGGTCACGGCCCGCAGCAGCACCGGCACAGTTGCCGTCGACGGGACGTCGATCTCCTTCAGCGGCTGCGCGGACCTCACCGTGGTGGTCAGCGGCGGCACCGACTACGCGCCGGACGCGGCCGCCGGGTTCCGCGACCCGTCCGTGGATCCGCAACACCTGGCGCGGACCAAGGTACTCGACGCGGCAGGCCACTCCGCGGCCACTCTGCTGCACACGCATGTCGCCGACTTCCGCCCCCTCTTCGAGCAGTTGGACATCGACCTCGGCCCCTCGTCCGCCGCCCAGCGCAGGCTGGACACCTGGCAACGGGTGCAGGCGCGCGACCGGGACAACGTCCCCGACCCCGAACTCGAGGCCGCCTACCTGCAGTTCGGCCGGTATCTGATGATCTCCGGATCGCGGGGCAGCCTGCCGATGGGCCTGCAGGGTCCATGGCTGGACGGCAACGATCCGGACTGGATGGGCGACTACCACACCGACATCAACGTCCAGATGAACTACTGGATGGCCGACCGGGCGGGTCTGTCCGCATGCTTCGACGCCTTCGCGGACTACTGCCTCGCGCAGCTCTCCTCCTGGACGGACGTCACCCAGCGGCTGTTCAACAGCCCCACCAACCGGTACCGCAACTCCAGTGGGAAGATCGCCGGTTGGGCGGTGGCCTTCTCCACCAACCCCTACGGCGGCAGCGGCTGGTGGTGGCACCCCGGCGCCGGCGCCTGGCTCTGCCAGAGTCTGTTCGAGCACTACGAGTTCACCCAGGACCGCGCCTACCTCGAGAGGATCTATCCCCTCCTCAAGGGCGCCGTCGAGTTCTGGGAGGCCCGCCTGGTCACCACGACGGTCACCGACTCCTCCGGAGCCCCGCGCGAGGTCCTCGTCGACGACAGCGACTGGTCCCCCGAGCAGGGCCCGCAGGACGCCAAGGGCATCACCTACGCCCAGGAACTGGTGTGGAACCTCTTCGGCAACTACCACACCGCAACGCGGATACTGGGCAAGGACATCTCCTACAGCACCACCATCGACGCTCTGCGTGAGCGCCTGTACCTGCCCGTGGTCAGCCCCAGCAGCGGCTGGCTGGAGGAGTGGATGTCGCCCGACAACCTCGGCGACACCACCCACCGGCACCTCTCCCCGCTCTTCGGCCTCTTCCCCGGCGACCGGATCCGCCCGGACGACTCCACGCCGAAGGAGATCCTCGCCGGCACCACCGCACTGCTGACCTCCCGCGGCATGAACAGCTACGGCTGGGCCAACGCCTGGCGCAGCCTGTGCTGGGCCCGGCTGAAGAACGCGGAAAAGGCCTACCAGCTCGTCGTCAACAACCTGAAGCCGTCGGTGCACGGCAGCAACGGCAGCGCGTCGAACCTCTTCGACATCATGGACATGGGGCAGGGCCGCGGCATCTTCCAGATCGACGCCAACTTCGGCACACCCTCCGCGATGATCGAGATGCTGCTCTACTCGCGCCCGGGCCACGTCGAGTTGCTGCCCGCGCTGCCCGCCGCGTGGGCGGCATCCGGCTCGGTGTCGGGCGTCGGCGTGCGCGGTGGCTTCGTCGCCGACCTCCATTGGAAGAACGGCAAGGTCACGCAGGTGACGCTGAAGAGCGTCGGTGGCCGTGACACGACCGTCTTCGCGGGCAGCACGTCGCGGAGGATCAGTCTCGAGCCCGGTGAGTCCGTCACGTTGGGCAACCTCGGCTGA